GCGACCGCCACACCAGCCACCACGCTTTGCGCCCCCCCGGCGTGATCGGCGTCGTCATGGGACAACACGAGGCCGTCCAGGCGCGCCACCCCCACCGCTCGCAGGTAGGGCAGGACCACCCTGCTCCCGGCATCGGCCTCGCTCCCGTAGGGCGGACCGGCATCGAACAGCAGGTCGTGACGACGCGTCTGCACATGGACCGCGAGACCCTGCCCCACATCGAGCACCTCGGCGTGGAAACCGCCCTCGGGCGGCCGGGCAGGCTGCCAGGCGAGGAGGCCCGCCAGCACCGCAGGTGCGGCCAGCCGGCCCGGCGTCGCGCGCGGCAGCAGCAGCGCCGCCACGGCGGCGAGCCCCGCGCCGAGCAGCCAGGGCGGCGGCGCGGCCTGCTCCCACAACGCCCCGTCGACGGCCGCCAGCCACGCCAGCACGGTCATCATCAGCTGCGCGGCGACATCGGCCGGCAGCAGCAGCCAAGCGTTCGGCCACGGCAGCGACAGCAACACGAGCGGCGTGACCACGAAGCTGACGATCGGGATCGCCACGAGGTTGGCAAGCGGCGACAGCAGCGGGAATGACTGGAACTGCGCCAGAAGCAACGGAATGAGCGCCACGCTGATCGCAAGCTGGACCCGCAGCGCCCCGCGCCAGCCCGAGCGCGCGCGAACGCGCCCGCCGAGGGTGGCCAGGATGATCGCAACCGCGCCGAAGGACAGCCAGAACCCGGGAGCGAGCACCGCCCATGGATCGATCACCAGCACTACGAGCAGGGCCACCGCAAGCGTGCGCGACGGCGCCACCGCCCGCCCGCTGAACAGCACCGCTGCCGCCACCGCAAGCATCAGCCACGCGCGCAGGACCGGAATCCCCAGCCCGGCGAGGAGGGCATAGACGGTCGCGCCAGCGAGCGCGGCAACCGCCGCCGCCTTCTGCGCAGGCAGCCGCAACGTCAAGGCCGGCAGCCGGCGCCAGAGGAGCGACGCCACCGCACCGCAGAACAGTCCGACCAGGGCCACGTGCAGGCCCGAGATCGACACCAGGTGGCCCACGCCGGTGCGCCGGAACACCTCCCAGGTCGACGCCGAGATGCCGTCCTGGTCCCCCACCGCGAGGGCAACGAGCAATCCGCCCTGGTCCGCGTCGCCGAGCTCGGCGAGCATACGATCGCGCAACAGCGTGCGCAGGCGGTGCACACGCTGCATCACGCTTGCCGGCGGCCCGTCGAGCCGGGTTGCGCCATGGCGCACGTAGCCGGTTGCACGGATGCCGCGCGCGAGCAGCCAGGCCTCGTAGTCGAAGCCGCCGGAATTGACGAAGCCGTGCGGCCGGCGCAGGCGCACCACGAAAGACCAGTACTCGCCCGCCTGTGGCGGCTGCGACGCCCCGTCTGCGGGCGTCCCATGTTCCTGCCGCCACGACAGCAGCAGCCGATGTGGCACGCCTGCGGTGTGGCCATCGGTTTCGAGCACGAAGCGCCAGCCCTGGTCGACCGCCTGCGGCAGGCTCGCGACATGGCCGCGCACGACGAGGTCGACGCCCTCGAGCTCGCCGCGCAGCGCATCGTTCAAGCGCAGTTCGGCACGCCAGGCCGACCACGACACCCCGGCTGCGGCGGCAATGACGACGAGCAACGCTCCCCGCAGCAGGGTGCCGCGCGCCAGGCTGCGCGGCCGGGCGTGACCCGCAGCCAGCCCCAGCAACGCCGCCGCGAGCATGGACAGCATGCCGGACAAGGCCAGCCCATCCACGCCAGCGCGCGTCTGCACGAGGCAGACGCCGGACAGGAAGGCGATCGAGAAAATTCGCATGGCATGCAATGATGCCAATTGCACGGGTGCGCGACCACCCCGCGCGCGGATCCGGGCATCGAAACAATCCGCAACACGCGCGCGGCGAACCTGTCGACGCCCGCCCCGCTCCCACGCAGGCGGCGCACGCGGCGACACCTGCTAGACTGCTGCCCGGCCGACCCAGACCATGCGCAAGAAACTCAAGCGAATCCTTCCTGATCACGAGACCGTCAGCACCAACCGCTGGCTGCGGCCGTTCTCATCCACCCTGCTCCACCCCAGGCTGTGGCACCTCAACCGCCATTCGGCGGCGGGCGCAGTGGCGGTGGGGATGTTCTGCGGCCTCATCCCCGGGCCGCTGCAGATGCTGGGGGCAGCGATCTGCTGCGTGCTCTTCCGGGTGAACCTCCCGCTGGCGCTGATCACCACCCTGTACAGCAACCCGCTGACCATCGTGCCGCTCTACGTGCTCGCCTTCGGGATCGGCAGCCTGATCCTGGGCAACGGCGAGTTCAGCTTCACGCCGCCGCCGGAGCTGTCGGGAATGAACCCGGCGGTGTGGCTGCGGTCGCTCGCCGACTGGGCGGGGTCGCTCGGCGAGCCGCTTTTCCTGGGCCTGATCGTGCTCGCCGCCAGCCTGTCGATGCTGTCCTACCTGGCCGTGCGCTGGGGCTGGCGGCTCTGGCTGTTGCGCCAGTGGCGGCGCAGGCAGGCGCGGTCACGCAGCCAAGGCCGCCCCTGAGCGGCCATCACACGGCGAAACGACTCGCCTGCTGGCGCAAGGTGGCGGCAAGCTGCTCGAGGGTTTCGGCAGTGCCGGCCGTCTCGCGCACCGAGCCGCTGTTGTGCTCCGCCATGTCGGCGATGCGCTCGATGTTGCGGGCGATCTCGTTGCTCGCCAGGCTCTGTTCGCGCAGTGCGGTGGAGATCTCGCGCACCGCAGTGAGCACCTCTTCGGCACCGCTGCTGATCTGCGCCATGGACTCGCCGGCGCGGTTGCTCATCTCGACCCCGTCGCGCACGCGCTGCACCCCTTGCTGCATGGTGTCGACCGCGCGCCCGGTGCCCTGCTGGATCGCCTTCACCATTTCGCCGATCTCGTGAGTCGCGAGCGAGGTGCGCTCGGCGAGCTTGCGCACTTCGTCGGCCACCACGGCGAAGCCGCGACCGCTCTCGCCAGCCCGTGCGGCCTCGATCGCGGCGTTGAGCGCGAGCAGGTTGGTCTGGTCGGCGATGTCACGGATCGAGTCCACGATCGCGTTGATCTGGCGCGATTTCTCGCCGAGCTCGCGGATCGCCTCGCTCGACAGATCGACCGCCTCGGCGATGCGCTCCATCTCGCACACCGACTGCTGCATCACCTGCCGACCGTCGTCGGACAGGCGGCCGGAGTCCTCTGCCAGCTTCTGGGCCACCTGGGCGTGGTGGGCGATGCCGTCGACGCCGCGCGACATCTCCTCGACCGCCGCCGCCACACCGGAGGCAGCGTCGCTCTGGGCCTCCGATCCCTGCAGCACGCGGCGTGCGGACGCCGACAGCTCGGTCGCGGCGCCACCGACATGCTCGGCGCCGAGCTGGATCTCGCGAATCAGCCCGGCCACCTGATCGGCCATGCCGTTGAACTGGCGGGCCACCTCGGCGAGCTCGTCGTGGGCCGAGAAGCTCACCCGCGCGCGGTAGTCGCCGGCGGCGAACTGCTGCGCCCCCGCCGACAGCTCGCGCACCGAGCGCAGGATCGCGAGATACACCGCGATGAAGAGATAGGCGGCCAGCACCATCGCCAGGACCGATACGGTGATCTGGGCGTTGAGCTTGCGCTGCAGGTCCGCGAGACGGGCGTCGAGGAGGCGGCCCGTCTCGGGACGCAGCACCTCGTTGAAGTTTCGTACCGCAGTGTCGATGGCCCGGGTAACGAGCTCGAAGAACGCCGCCGATGGCATCGAGAAGCGCTGGTCCAGGATCTCCTGCCGGGTGGCCGCGCGCACCTGCTCGACCGCAGCCGAGACCTCCTTGCCCACCACGTCCAGACGCGGCGCGAGCGCCGCATTGTTGCGCGCGGTCCGCTCGAGACGCTGGATCAGGGCCGCCTCGGCGCGACCGATCTCGGCCAGCAGCGAGACCACCGCGTGCTCGTCGCTCTGCGACAGCTCGCGGCGCGCGCTGAGATTGGTACCACGCGCGCGCAACTGGCCCAGGCGCTCGCTGAGCTCGGGCAGGGCGTTGAGCAGCGGCGCGATCAGATTCGCACTCGCCGGGTCGGGGTCGAGGGCGAGACCGGAAACGTCGCCCAACTCGCCCAGCCAGGCAAGCAGGGCGGCGATCGCCTCGGTATGGGTACGGAAGTTCGTCCCGCCGTCGAGCTCGAGCCCATCGTCGGCAAGTCGGCCGAGCGTGCTGCGCACGGTCTGCCAGCCGGGCTGCAGGGAAGCCCAGTCGGAGCCCTGGGCGAGAGCGCTGTCCAGCCTGCCCATCGCGGCGACGAGTTCGCGCGCCTTCTGCTCGCGCTTGGGCACCAGGTCGGCGCTGCCGCCCAGCACGCCTGCCGACAGGCCACGGTGCTGCTGCGTGTTGAGGATGACCGCGAAGCCGGCGTCGAAGAGCGCGAGACCGGCGATTTCGCGCTGCGTGTTGCGGATCTCGCCGCGCAGATTGACGAAGATCTGCGTCAGCAGCACCGCCGAGGCGGCAGCGCAGACGAGGATGATGAGACCGAACTTGAGCGGATAGCTGAGTCGGTCGAGCAGGCTGACGGCGGGCTGGAAGAGCAGTTTCATGATCGGTAACCGGCCCGTGGCCGGAGATGTGCCTCTGACTCGAGCTCTATCGGCCCCCTGACGCGAATCTTTACCGGCTTTGCGCGCCCTTGTCCCGCGCGCCCGAAGCGGGTCGTGCGGGCGCCCCTCCGCTCAGGCCAGACGGCCGTCGCACAGCCGCAGGGTGCGTTGCGCACGCGCGGCCAGCGTCTCGTCGTGGGTCACGATGACGAAGCTGGTCGCGAAGCGCTCGTTGAGCGACAGCATCAGATCGAATACGGCGCTCGCGGTGCGGCGATCGAGGTTTCCGGTGGGCTCGTCCGCGAGCACGCACGCCGGCTGCGTCACCAGTGCACGGGCGATCGCCGCGCGCTGGCGCTCGCCGCCGGAGAGTTCGCCGGGCGCGTGATCGAGCCGGTGCGCCAGGCCGACCTCG
This region of Thauera sp. JM12B12 genomic DNA includes:
- a CDS encoding DNA internalization-related competence protein ComEC/Rec2; this encodes MRIFSIAFLSGVCLVQTRAGVDGLALSGMLSMLAAALLGLAAGHARPRSLARGTLLRGALLVVIAAAAGVSWSAWRAELRLNDALRGELEGVDLVVRGHVASLPQAVDQGWRFVLETDGHTAGVPHRLLLSWRQEHGTPADGASQPPQAGEYWSFVVRLRRPHGFVNSGGFDYEAWLLARGIRATGYVRHGATRLDGPPASVMQRVHRLRTLLRDRMLAELGDADQGGLLVALAVGDQDGISASTWEVFRRTGVGHLVSISGLHVALVGLFCGAVASLLWRRLPALTLRLPAQKAAAVAALAGATVYALLAGLGIPVLRAWLMLAVAAAVLFSGRAVAPSRTLAVALLVVLVIDPWAVLAPGFWLSFGAVAIILATLGGRVRARSGWRGALRVQLAISVALIPLLLAQFQSFPLLSPLANLVAIPIVSFVVTPLVLLSLPWPNAWLLLPADVAAQLMMTVLAWLAAVDGALWEQAAPPPWLLGAGLAAVAALLLPRATPGRLAAPAVLAGLLAWQPARPPEGGFHAEVLDVGQGLAVHVQTRRHDLLFDAGPPYGSEADAGSRVVLPYLRAVGVARLDGLVLSHDDADHAGGAQSVVAGVAVARILAGQPAATQRRIASAGGTAGEAAGTDPDDRAYRPVPRQCAAGEAWEWDGVRFEVLHPQRAVEVAAGNAEPVDAHADADAAGASMDAPAGGGRRATGRPGRGHDNEASCVLRVSAAAGALLLTGDIGVQTERALLARVPAGALASTVVVSAHHGSRSSSSAAFVDATRALHVVHAAGYRNAFGHPHPQVWARWVDAGARNWRTDVQGAIGIDFPAAGSGEVEVTAARERRPRYWHGR
- a CDS encoding DUF2062 domain-containing protein, which gives rise to MRKKLKRILPDHETVSTNRWLRPFSSTLLHPRLWHLNRHSAAGAVAVGMFCGLIPGPLQMLGAAICCVLFRVNLPLALITTLYSNPLTIVPLYVLAFGIGSLILGNGEFSFTPPPELSGMNPAVWLRSLADWAGSLGEPLFLGLIVLAASLSMLSYLAVRWGWRLWLLRQWRRRQARSRSQGRP
- a CDS encoding methyl-accepting chemotaxis protein, whose translation is MKLLFQPAVSLLDRLSYPLKFGLIILVCAAASAVLLTQIFVNLRGEIRNTQREIAGLALFDAGFAVILNTQQHRGLSAGVLGGSADLVPKREQKARELVAAMGRLDSALAQGSDWASLQPGWQTVRSTLGRLADDGLELDGGTNFRTHTEAIAALLAWLGELGDVSGLALDPDPASANLIAPLLNALPELSERLGQLRARGTNLSARRELSQSDEHAVVSLLAEIGRAEAALIQRLERTARNNAALAPRLDVVGKEVSAAVEQVRAATRQEILDQRFSMPSAAFFELVTRAIDTAVRNFNEVLRPETGRLLDARLADLQRKLNAQITVSVLAMVLAAYLFIAVYLAILRSVRELSAGAQQFAAGDYRARVSFSAHDELAEVARQFNGMADQVAGLIREIQLGAEHVGGAATELSASARRVLQGSEAQSDAASGVAAAVEEMSRGVDGIAHHAQVAQKLAEDSGRLSDDGRQVMQQSVCEMERIAEAVDLSSEAIRELGEKSRQINAIVDSIRDIADQTNLLALNAAIEAARAGESGRGFAVVADEVRKLAERTSLATHEIGEMVKAIQQGTGRAVDTMQQGVQRVRDGVEMSNRAGESMAQISSGAEEVLTAVREISTALREQSLASNEIARNIERIADMAEHNSGSVRETAGTAETLEQLAATLRQQASRFAV